In Rutidosis leptorrhynchoides isolate AG116_Rl617_1_P2 chromosome 2, CSIRO_AGI_Rlap_v1, whole genome shotgun sequence, one genomic interval encodes:
- the LOC139893062 gene encoding glucan endo-1,3-beta-glucosidase 8-like, with protein MAQAMVLIWAYYCVFLATTTNVHCLGVNWGTQTSTPLDPKYIVQMLKDNKIKKVKLFDSDHWTVNFFAGTGIEVMLGIPNLNLKQFSKDYDAVQDYVKNNVSDHLRDHGGVNIKYIAVGNEPFLKSYKGAFEKTIFPALKNVQKALNEAGLGNKIKATIPQNADVYDSGSLGPSAGNFRPEIRDIMVKISKFLDQNNCPFMVNIYPFLSLYENDDFPIEFAFFDGGGKGVQDQNIQYTNMFDANLDTLTYSLKKAGAHNVKIIVGEIGWPTNGHKQANVKMAEKFYKGLLKKLASNKGTPLHPGYIEVYLFSLTDENMKSIAPGYFERHWGIFRYDGQPKFPIDFSGHEGNEKMPIGAKNVKYLDNQWCVLNDDVKNMSIVRPNWDYACKMGDCTSLSYGSTCNKLSERKNISYAFNMYFQMNQQSVEACNFNGVAKITKQNYSTNECLFPVELMSGARKNVAGISVVIGWLSFLVLF; from the exons ATGGCTCAAGCCATGGTCTTGATATGGGCGTACTATTGTGTATTTTTAGCCACCACTACGAATGTACATTGTTTAGGAGTGAATTGGGGTACTCAGACATCAACACCTCTAGATCCAAAATATATAGTTCAAATGCTTAAAGATAATAAGATTAAAAAGGTAAAGCTTTTTGATTCGGACCATTGGACCGTTAATTTTTTTGCTGGCACAGGGATAGAAGTCATGCTCGGTATCCCTAACCTCAATCTTAAACAATTTAGCAAAGATTATGATGCCGTTCAAGATTATGTCAAAAATAACGTTAGCGATCATTTGCGTGATCATGGAGGTGTCAATATCAA GTATATAGCGGTTGGAAACGAACCATTCTTAAAATCATACAAAGGAGCGTTCGAGAAAACCATTTTCCCAGCTTTAAAAAACGTACAAAAAGCGCTAAATGAAGCTGGCCTTGGCAacaaaatcaaagcaaccatccctCAGAACGCAGATGTTTATGACTCTGGTTCACTAGGCCCTTCGGCTGGAAACTTTCGGCCAGAAATCAGGGATATAATGGTCAAAATATCAAAATTTCTAGACCAAAACAACTGCCCATTTATGGTTAATATTTACCCTTTTCTTAGTCTTTACGAAAACGACGATTTCCCAATTGAATTCGCTTTCTTTGATGGGGGTGGAAAAGGTGTTCAAGACCAAAACATTCAATACACAAACATGTTTGATGCAAATCTCGACACACTTACGTATTCTCTCAAGAAAGCGGGAGCTCACAACGTTAAAATCATTGTTGGAGAAATAGGGTGGCCCACGAACGGTCATAAACAAGCGAACGTAAAAATGGCTGAAAAATTCTACAAAGGATTGTTAAAAAAGTTAGCAAGTAACAAAGGAACCCCTCTTCACCCGGGTTACATAGaagtttatttatttagtttaACGGACGAAAATATGAAGAGCATTGCTCCTGGCTACTTTGAACGGCATTGGGGGATTTTTAGATACGACGGTCAACCAAAGTTCCCTATCGATTTCTCGGGTCACGAGGGTAATGAAAAGATGCCAATAGGTGCAAAAAATGTGAAGTATTTAGATAATCAATGGTGTGTTTTAAATGATGATGTGAAGAATATGAGTATAGTAAGGCCTAATTGGGATTATGCATGTAAAATGGGTGATTGCACTAGTCTTTCATATGGATCAACATGTAATAAACTTAGTGAACGCAAGAATATATCTTATGCATTTAATATGTATTTTCAAATGAATCAACAAAGTGTGGAGGCTTGTAACTTCAATGGGGTGGCTAAGATTACTAAGCAAAACTATTCAACAAATGAGTGTCTTTTTCCGGTAGAGTTAATGAGTGGTGCCCGGAAGAATGTTGCCGGAATCAGTGTTGTAATTGGTTGGTTGAGTTTTTTGGTTTTGTTTTAA
- the LOC139893063 gene encoding protein SLOW GREEN 1, chloroplastic yields MGSSINTLSLHYPTRIHAYPQFKKHFQNTLHLDQIFKISPKPISIISYFNKPTSYYPLITSSSSPHKEFTKFMSEKIVTLLVGSFIFMGFFNKKPVLAQPSQSHSQTESQSFDFDEEEMMYMKLLDGNPKDVEILKSVFNAKMKRGKTKEAIEYVERLIAIEPKEVEWRLLQALCYEMIGDYNKAKNLFKNILKERPLLLRALHGLAMVMHKNLEGPAVFEMLNKSLEIAHQTKKVADERNIRILIAQMHVVKGELDDALKLFKDLIDENPRDFRPYLCQGIIYSLLDRKEEAEEQFLIYQSLLPDEFPQRGFLDDVVLAAKTEIRQQNKKGLKPEFLYKK; encoded by the exons ATGGGTTCATCAATCAACACTCTTTCACTCCATTATCCCACAAGAATTCACGCATATCCCCAATTCAAAAAACACTTCCAAAATACACTTCATTTAGATCAAATTTTCAAGATTTCCCCAAAACCCATTTCTATAATCTCATATTTTAACAAACCCACTTCATATTACCCCTTAATTACCTCATCATCTTCACCCCACAAAGAATTTACTAAATTTATGTCAGAAAAGATTGTAACTTTGCTTGTTGGGTCATTCATTTTCATGGGTTTTTTCAACAAGAAGCCTGTACTGGCACAACCTAGTCAAAGTCACAGTCAAACagagagtcaaagttttgattttgATGAAGAAGAGATGATGTATATGAAGTTATTGGATGGTAATCCAAAAGATGTTGAGATTTTGAAATCTGTTTTTAATGCCAAGATGAAAAGAGGGAAAACTAAAGAAGCAATTGAGTATGTTGAGAGATTGATTGCTATTGAACCTAAGGAAGTTGAATGGAGGCTTTTGCAGGCTTTATGTTATGAGATGATTGGTGATTATAATAAAGCTAAGAATTTGTTTAAGAATATATTGAAAGAGAGGCCTCTTTTGCTTAGAGCTTTACAT GGGCTTGCTATGGTTATGCACAAGAATCTTGAAGGACCTGCTGTTTTTGAAATGCTGAATAAGTCACTGGAAATTGCTCACCAAACGAAAAAAGTGGCTGATGAAAGGAATATAAGAATATTGATTGCGCAAATGCATGTTGTGAAG GGGGAACTGGATGACGCCTTGAAACTATTCAAGGATCTTATCGATGAAAATCCTAGGGATTTTCGGCCTTATCTTTGTCAG ggAATCATTTATAGCCTTCTTGATAGAAAGGAAGAAGCTGAAGAACAGTTTTTGATTTACCAAAGTCTCCTACCAGATGAATTTCCTCAAAGAGGATTCTTGGATGATGTCGTTTTGGCGGCAAAAACAGAAATACGACAACAAAACAAGAAAGGGTTGAAACCCGAGTTTTTATATAAGAAATAA